The Streptomyces kanamyceticus DNA segment CGTGCCCTGCCTGCTTCCTCCCTCGTTCAATGCGGGGGTGCGGCGTGCCCTGCCCGCTTCCTCCCTCGCTCGACGCGGGGGTGCGGCGCGCCCCGCCCGCCTTCCCCCCTCGCCCAGCCCGGAGCACCCCGCCCCCCGCCCCTACCCCCACCGCCCGGTGCGGAGTCACGGGTGGGCGGGTGGGAACGCATCGCCGCGAAGCGGCGGCTTGGCCCCCAGCGGCCCGCAGCAATGGCACCCCGTCCCCGAGAACCTCGGAGGAACACACAACAGGCCCAGGGGCCAGACCTGGCAGCCCGTACAAACCGAGGCCCCGACCCCGGCTAGGCTGACCACCGTGAAGGTCCTCGTCATCGGCAGTGGTGCCCGCGAACACGCCCTGTGCCGCTCTCTGTCCCTCGATCCCGCCGTCTCCGAGCTGCACTGCGCCCCCGGCAACGCCGGCACCGCAGAGGTCGCCGAGGCGCACCAGGTCGACGCCCTCGACGGCGCCGCCGTGGCCGCGCTGGCCAAGAAGCTCGATGCCGGGCTCGTCGTCGTGGGTCCGGAGGCGCCGCTCGTCGCGGGCGTCGCCGACGCCGTGCGCGCCGCGGGCATCCCCTGCTTCGGCCCCTCGGAGGAGGCCGCCCAGCTGGAGGGCTCCAAGGCCTTCGCGAAGGACGTGATGGCGGGCGCGAGCGTGCCGACCGCCCGGTCCTACGTCTGCACGACCCCGGAAGAGATCGACACGGCCCTCGACGCCTTCGGAGCGCCGTACGTCGTCAAGGACGACGGGCTCGCGGCGGGCAAGGGAGTCGTCGTCACCGACGACGTCGAGGCCGCCAGGAAGCACGCGCTGGCCTGCGACCGCGTCGTCATCGAGGAGTTCCTCGACGGCCCCGAGGTCTCCCTCTTCGCGATCACCGACGGCGAGACCGTCGTACCGCTGCAGCCCGCCCAGGACTTCAAGCGCGCGCTCGACGGGGACGAGGGCCCCAACACCGGCGGCATGGGTGCGTACTCTCCGCTGCCCTGGGCCGATCCGAAGCTGGTCGACGAGGTCCTGCGGACGGTCCTGCAGCCCACGGTCGACGAGCTGCGGCGGCGCGGGACGCCGTTCTCCGGACTGCTCTATGCCGGTCTGGCGATCACGAGCCGCGGCGTCCGGGTCATCGAGTTCAACGCCCGCTTCGGCGACCCCGAGACCCAGGTCGTCCTCGCCCGGCTGCAAACCCCGCTCGCCGGTGTCCTGCTGGCGGCGGCGGACGGCACGCTCGCCGACCTGCCCCCGCTGCGCTGGAGCGACGACGCCGCGGTGACCGTGGTCGTCGCCTCGCACAACTACCCCGGTACGCCCCGCACGGGCGATCCCATCGAGGGCCTCGGCGACGTCGCGGCACAGGATGCGCCCCACGCGTACGTCCTGCACGCGGGGACGGAGCGGGACGGCGACGCGGTCGTCAGCGCGGGCGGCCGGGTGCTCTCCGTGACGGCGGTCGGCGCCGGGCTCGGCGAGGCCCGCGAGCGCGCGTACGCGGCGCTCTCCCGCATCCGCCTCGACGGCGCGCAGCACCGCACGGACATCGCGGCGAAGGCGGCCGCGGAGGCGTAGCCCGAGGCATTCCCGGAGGCGGGGCAGACCGCCGGGAATGCGACACAGGAGTAACTTTCAGCCGTTCTCACGCTCGGTGAAGCCCCGGATCTGACACTGGATCCGGGGCTTTTTCGGCATCCACCTTTAGCCAAAGCCATTCCATCGAGTGACCGGTGGCCCATCCGGCTGACGGGTCCCCGCACCCCAACTAGGGTGCGGCGAAAGCAGTTCAGAGCGCCCAGAGCCAAACAGACCACCGGCATTGCGATGTCGGTGGCGGGTGCCACAGTGGGGGAGTGAGCAAGACCAACGCCGTTGATGTGCGCCACCGGCTCCCGCCGGTGGCCGAGGAGTAGGCAGCAGGGGGTGCCATCGGTCGTGTCAGGTATGGGTGTGGAGGTGGGTGCGCAGGCCGCGCGCTCGCGGGCTCTCGCCGTGCTGCGTCTGCGCAGCAGGGCGCTGGCCGTCGCCCTGCTGCCCGCGGCCGTCGCCGTCGTGCTCATCGCGGGCGGGGTCACGGGCCATATCGGCGGCGGGAGTTGGGACGTCGTGCGCTGGGTCGTGTCGGCCGTGGCCGTCGTCGTGCTGCTCTGCGCGGCGGCCGTCGCCCTGGTCGTGGCCAGAGCCAGGCCCGCCCTGAGCCCCACGGTCCCGATCGCCGAGGAATCGGCCCCCGATCTGTACCGCCTGGTCCGCGACCTCGCCGACCGCCTCGACGTGCCCGCCCCCTCGGCCATAGCGCTCACCCCGGACTGCGACAGCTGGCTGGAGGACCGCACCCACCCGGCCCACGGCCCGCCCGCGAGCCGGGACACCGGCCCTGGAGCGGGCCCCCGTGCGGGCGCCGACGAGGCCGCCGACGGCGTACGGGGCGGTCGCGCGCCGCACCGCGCGGTCACCGCCGCGCCCGCCGCACCCGTGCTCGTCATCGGCTCCCCGTTCCTGTGGTGGATGCGGGTCGGTGAGCTGCGCGCGGTGCTCGCACCCGTCGTGGCGGGAACCGGTCCCTCCGCGCACCCCGACATAGCGGCGGCCCGGCGCTTCGTCCGGGGCCTCGACGCGGCCGTCGCGGTCACCTCGGCACCGGGACGCGGGCCCCTCGCGCGCGTGGTGCTCGGCGGCATCGGCTGGGTCGCGCGCCTGCTCCTGCGCAGCTGCCGTGGGCATGCGGCCGAGATGGAGCGGGGCGTCGCCGCGGCGGCCGCCGAGCGCGCCCAGACCGTGGACTACGGAGTGCGGATCGTCGCCCAGGAGCAGGTCGGCCTCGCGTACGCCGGGTGGGACCGCCTGCTCACCCGGGTCGCGCTGCCCGCCTGGCGCATGGGCCGCTGGCCCTCGCGGCTCGACGCGGGCGTGGTCTCCGCGCTCACCGAGCTCTCCCGCAGGGACCGCCTCGCCGAGGGCTTCGCCTCGCGCCTGGGGGAGCGTCCCGCCTGCGATCTCCTGGAGGAGCCCGGTTCCGTGGACGAGGCGGCCTCGCTGCTCGCCGCCCGGCTCTTCCACGGCGGCCCCGCGGAGAACGGCCCCGACTGGGCGCCGGTGGCCTGGCAGGAGTATCCGGACGAGGTCGTGGACCGCAAGTGGCGCATGGACGCCGCCCGGCTGCACCGCGTCCTGGACTCCCTCGGCGTCAGCCACTCCGCCGACCCGACGGCACCCGACCCCGAGGGGCCGACCCTGGGCCGTGTCCTCGACCACCTCACGACGGCCGATCCGGAGGGTCCGCGGGCGCGGGTCGTCCCGGACGGCGAGGCTCCGGAGCACGCCGGATCGTTCTTCCCCGAGGAGGCGGACGACGAGGCCGACGCGGACAGCCTCGGCGGGATGCTGGCCGCGGGCCTCACCGCCGAGCTCGCCCGCGAGGAAGCCGCGACGCCGCCCCGCCCCGCGCCCGCGAGCCTCGGCCCCGACGAGGCGCTCTGGGACGACGGCGCGCTCCCGCTCTTCCCCCTGCAACCACCGCGTACGGGACGTGAGTTGCTGGCCGACCACGTCACGGCGATGGTGTGCTGCGCCGCGGTCGACACGGCGGGCGCCGCGCCCGGCCTCGACTGGCTCGACGGCCCCTCCCTGCTGGTCGGCGGCGAGCGCGCGGCGGACCTCGCGCCGCGCGTCCTGACCCTCGTGGAGGACGGCGACGCGGGCCCCTTGCGGACCTGGCTGACCCGCCTGGGCGTACGCCCCGAAAAGCCGGTCCGCCTGGTCTGATCCCCACACCGACCACCCCCGGGCTCCCCGATCCACGCGGACCGGCCCCGGGCCGCCCTGCGCTACTACGAGCCGACGAGGCGGCGCCGACCCGCCCCGGGCTGGCCAGCGCTGCTACGAGCCGACCAGCCCGCTCCGAGCCGACCCAGGCCGATCCACGCCGTACTGCTCCGCGCCGACCTCGACCGAGCGTGCCGACCAGGCTAGCCCTGCCGATCCGGTCCGCGCCGCCGCGAGCAGCCCCGTGCCGAGCCAAGCCGTGCCGATGCGTGTCGGCCCTGGCCGTGCGCCCGCTCAAGCTGTGCCGGGCTGAGCCTGCCCCGCCGTGTCGAGCCCGATCAAGCCGAACCCAGCCGAGCCGAACCGAGCGGAACCGAGCCGACCGTGCCGTGCCGACCCGACCACCCGGTCCGCGCTGATGCGACCCGATCCAACGACCCAAGCTCCGCGTCAGACCCAAGCCACCTCAATCCAGCCACCTCATCCCTCCGCCCCCCTTCACCCACCCCAAATTCCACCCCCACGCCCATAAAACTCACTCCGCCCCCACCCCCAATTCCGCCCCGCCCCGACCCCCCTCCCGAAAGAAACCGCAGGCGAACGCCACCCCTTGCGCCACCCCGGGCGGAAGCTCTCGTTCCGTTCACGTCAATTCGCGACGAACGGTGACGGGATGCGTGCGTAATGTGATGTGCTGGGACCGGTCGCCGGGCCGTGCGCGGCCGGGGCGACGCCGTCTCGGGGGGCGCGAGGGAGGGGCAGGCACATGGGGTCGGAGCCGATCCGCCGCTGGGAATCGGGCGCGCTCGCGCATGCCGTGTCGGACCCTTTCGGTCAGGGCCCGCTGCCCTGGCTGCGCGGACCCGAGCACTACTTCGACGACACCGGGAAAGTCGTTCCCTGGTACATCGACCACGCCCCGGCCCCGGGCGCGAACATCCCGGCCCCCCGCACCGGCGGCCCGCGCAACGCGGACGACGTGCACTGCCAGATCAAGGGCTTCACCTCCACCGGCGCCGCCGCCCCCGGCGAGGCGATCGACTTCCACGTCACGGTGGACCCGCCCCAGCAGTTCAGCGTCGACATCTACCGGATCGGGCACTACGGAGGGGACGGCGCCAGCAAGATCACCACGAGCCCCCGGCTCTCCGGCATCGTCCAGCCCGCCCCGCTCACCGCCGACCGCACGGTCTCCTGCCACCACTGGTGGCTCTCCTGGCGCCTGCAGATCCCGAGCTACTGGAACATCGGGGCGTACGTGGCCGTGCTCACGACCGCCGACGGGTACCGCTCGCACGTCCCCTTCACGGTCCGCGACAACCACCCCGCCGACCTCCTGCTGCTCCTGCCGGACATCACCTGGCAGGCGTACAACCTCTACCCGGAGGACGGCCGCACGGGCGCCAGCCTCTACCACGCGTGGGACGAGCGGGGCGGCCTCGTCGGAGAGGGCGAGGCGGCCGTCACGGTCTCCTTCGACCGTCCGTACGCGGGCGCGGGACTGCCCCTGCACGTGGGCCACGCCTACGACTTCATCCGCTGGGCCGAGCGCTACGGCTACGACCTGGCGTACGCCGACGCCCGCGACCTGCACGCGGGCCGCATCGACCCCACGCGCTACCGCGGCCTCGTCTTCCCCGGCCACGACGAGTACTGGTCGCCGAGCATGCGCCGCACCACGGAGCTGGCCCGCGAGCACGGCACGTCCCTGGTCTTCCTCTCCGCCAACACCATGTACTGGCAGGTGGAGCTGGGCCCCTCGCCGTCCGGCGTCGAGGACCGGCTGCTCACCTGCCGCAAGCGCCGGGGCCCCGGCCGCCCCGCCCTCTGGCGCGAGCAGGACAGGGCGGAGCAGCAGCTGCTCGGCATCCAGTACGCGGGCCGGGTCCCCGAGCCGGGGCCCCTCGTCGTCCGCAACGCCGACCACTGGCTGTGGGAGGCGACGGGCGCGCACGAGGGCGATGAGATCGAGGGCCTGGTCGCGGGCGAGGCCGACCGCTACTACCCGCGTACGCCGCTCCCGGAGCACCAGGGCCGCATGCTGCTCGCCCACTCCCCGTACACGGACACGGAGGGAGCGACGCGCCACCAGGAGTCGTCGCTCTACCGCGCCCCGTCGGGCGCCCTGGTCTTCGCGTCGGGCACCTTCGCCTGGTCACCGGCGCTCGACCGCCCGGGCCACGTGGACACCCGCGTCCAGCGGGCCACGGCCAACCTCCTGGACCGCATCTGCAAGCGGGACTGATCCTTCCGCCCGACCACCCCACCCAACCTCTGGCCCCAACCCCTGGCCAAGACCACGCTCCCGATACGGGAGAATCGAAAGCACTTGGCCAGAACCACGGGGAGGAACCGTGTCCGGATTCGTAGAAAAGCCCGAGCCTCTTGAGGTTCCGGGCCTGGTCCACCTCCACACCGGCAAGGTGCGCGAGCTGTACCAGAACGAGGCGGGCGAGCTCGTCATGGTCGCCAGCGACCGCCTCTCCGCCTATGACTGGGTGCTGCCCTCGGAGATCCCCGACAAGGGCCGCGTCCTGACCCAGCTCTCCCTGTGGTGGTTCGACCAGCTCGCGGACCTCGTCCCCAACCACGTGCTCTCCACGGACCTCCCGGCGGGCGCCCCCGCCGACTGGGCGGGCCGCACCCTCGTGTGCAAGTCCCTGGAGATGGTCCCGGTCGAGTGCGTCGCCCGCGGCTACCTCACGGGCTCGGGCCTCCTGGAGTACGACGAGTCCCGCACCGTCTGCGGCCTCGCGCTCCCCGAGGGCCTGGTCGACGGCTCGGAGCTGCCCGCGCCGATCTTCACGCCCGCCGCGAAGGCCGCCGTCGGCGAGCACGACGAGAACGTGTCGTACGAGGAGGTCGCCCGCCAGGTCGGCGCGGAGACCGCCGCCCAGCTGCGTCAGACGACCCTCGCCGTCTACGGCCGTGCCCTGGACGTCGCGCGCGAGCGCGGCCTGATCCTCGCGGACACGAAGTTCGAGTTCGGCTTCGAGGGCGAACGGCTGATCCTCGCCGACGAGGTCCTGACCCCGGACTCCTCCCGCTTCTGGCCCGCGGACCTGTGGGAGCCGGGCCACGCCCAGCCCTCCTACGACAAGCAGTTCGTGCGGAACTGGCTGACCTCGCCCGCCTCGGGCTGGGACCGCAAGAGCGAGCAGCCGCCGCCCGCGCTGCCGCAGGACGTGGTGGACGCCACCCGCGCCAAGTACATCGAGGCGTACGAGCGCCTGACCGGCACCGCCTGGTAGCCGGCACACGAAGAAGGCCCCGGTCCACAGGACCGGGGCCTTTCATCTGGAGCGGACGACCAGGTTCGAACTGGCGACCTCAACCTTGGCAAGGTTGCGCTCTACCAACTGAGCTACGTCCGCAGTGCGCCGCAGCGCGAGGCCAACTATACCCAACCTCGCTCGCGTGCGAGACGCACTGCCGCATGACGGTTCTCGGCACCGACTTTGGTGGCCGCCGCCGAGAGGTAGTTGCGGACGGTTCCCTGGGAGAGCGCGGCGCGTTCGGCGATCTCCGCGACGGGCGCGCCGTCGGCGGCGAGTTCGAGCACCTCGGCCTCGCGGGCGGTCAGCGGCGAGTCCCCGGCGGAGATCGCGTCGGCCGCCAACTCCGGGTCCACATAACGGTTTCCGGCATGTACGGAGCGGATGATCTCGGCGAGTTTCTGGGCGCTCACGGTCTTCGGCACGAAGCCGCGCACGCCCACCGCGAGGGCCCGCTTGAGATGTCCCGGTCTGCCATGACTCGTCACGATCATGGTCCGGCACTCGGGGAGTTCGTCGCGCAGGGATGTGGCCACACTCACACCGTCGGCGCCCGGCATCTCCAGATCGAGCACCGCGACATCGGGCCGGTGTGCCCGCGCCATGGCGAGCGCCTCGGGCCCGGTCGCCGCCTCCGCGACGACCACGAGGTCGTCCTCCAGGGCGAGCAGCGCGGCGAGGGCGCCCCGAATCAGATGCTCGTCGTCGGCGAGCAGCACGCGCAGGCTCACAGCAGCACCTCTTTCTCGCGGGGATTCTCGGCCCCCGCGCGGGGCAGCGGCACCTCGGCGCTGAGCCGGAACCGCCCGCCTTCGCACGTGAAGTCCAGGGTCCCGTCCACCGCGGCGAGCCGTTCCCTGAGCCCGGCGAGCCCGGAACCCGTGCCGGGCACGGACACCTCGGGCACCCCGTCGTTCTCGACGACCAACGTCGTACGCTCCCGCGTCACCGCGAGCGTGATGTCGCAGTTCGCCGCGTCCCCGTGCCGCAGCACGTTCGTCGCGGCCTCCCGCACGACCCAGCCGAGTGCCGACTGCACGGGGGCGGGCAGCCCCGCGGCGGACCCCGTCACCCGGCAGGTGATCCCGGCCGCCTCCAACACGCCCTGTGCGCCGA contains these protein-coding regions:
- the purD gene encoding phosphoribosylamine--glycine ligase gives rise to the protein MKVLVIGSGAREHALCRSLSLDPAVSELHCAPGNAGTAEVAEAHQVDALDGAAVAALAKKLDAGLVVVGPEAPLVAGVADAVRAAGIPCFGPSEEAAQLEGSKAFAKDVMAGASVPTARSYVCTTPEEIDTALDAFGAPYVVKDDGLAAGKGVVVTDDVEAARKHALACDRVVIEEFLDGPEVSLFAITDGETVVPLQPAQDFKRALDGDEGPNTGGMGAYSPLPWADPKLVDEVLRTVLQPTVDELRRRGTPFSGLLYAGLAITSRGVRVIEFNARFGDPETQVVLARLQTPLAGVLLAAADGTLADLPPLRWSDDAAVTVVVASHNYPGTPRTGDPIEGLGDVAAQDAPHAYVLHAGTERDGDAVVSAGGRVLSVTAVGAGLGEARERAYAALSRIRLDGAQHRTDIAAKAAAEA
- a CDS encoding N,N-dimethylformamidase beta subunit family domain-containing protein — translated: MGSEPIRRWESGALAHAVSDPFGQGPLPWLRGPEHYFDDTGKVVPWYIDHAPAPGANIPAPRTGGPRNADDVHCQIKGFTSTGAAAPGEAIDFHVTVDPPQQFSVDIYRIGHYGGDGASKITTSPRLSGIVQPAPLTADRTVSCHHWWLSWRLQIPSYWNIGAYVAVLTTADGYRSHVPFTVRDNHPADLLLLLPDITWQAYNLYPEDGRTGASLYHAWDERGGLVGEGEAAVTVSFDRPYAGAGLPLHVGHAYDFIRWAERYGYDLAYADARDLHAGRIDPTRYRGLVFPGHDEYWSPSMRRTTELAREHGTSLVFLSANTMYWQVELGPSPSGVEDRLLTCRKRRGPGRPALWREQDRAEQQLLGIQYAGRVPEPGPLVVRNADHWLWEATGAHEGDEIEGLVAGEADRYYPRTPLPEHQGRMLLAHSPYTDTEGATRHQESSLYRAPSGALVFASGTFAWSPALDRPGHVDTRVQRATANLLDRICKRD
- a CDS encoding phosphoribosylaminoimidazolesuccinocarboxamide synthase; translated protein: MSGFVEKPEPLEVPGLVHLHTGKVRELYQNEAGELVMVASDRLSAYDWVLPSEIPDKGRVLTQLSLWWFDQLADLVPNHVLSTDLPAGAPADWAGRTLVCKSLEMVPVECVARGYLTGSGLLEYDESRTVCGLALPEGLVDGSELPAPIFTPAAKAAVGEHDENVSYEEVARQVGAETAAQLRQTTLAVYGRALDVARERGLILADTKFEFGFEGERLILADEVLTPDSSRFWPADLWEPGHAQPSYDKQFVRNWLTSPASGWDRKSEQPPPALPQDVVDATRAKYIEAYERLTGTAW
- a CDS encoding response regulator transcription factor; this encodes MSLRVLLADDEHLIRGALAALLALEDDLVVVAEAATGPEALAMARAHRPDVAVLDLEMPGADGVSVATSLRDELPECRTMIVTSHGRPGHLKRALAVGVRGFVPKTVSAQKLAEIIRSVHAGNRYVDPELAADAISAGDSPLTAREAEVLELAADGAPVAEIAERAALSQGTVRNYLSAAATKVGAENRHAAVRLARERGWV